The nucleotide sequence ACCACTCAGCAGTGAGCAGCCTTGCCTTGACACTGGTGGGAGAATTTGACTTCTCACCTTGCTCCTGTCGCTCTGCTATGACACCCTCGGCGGGGCAGGGAAGACAGTAGGAAACTACTCACTGTGTAGAAGCAATTTGGAGGAAAACACTGGGGAGCCTGTGCGTGCTGGGCATTGCTCCTGTATCTGTTGTGAGTTTCTAGGCATCAGTCAGCCATCGGCCCAGCCCTaacggttttttttttctaacttaacATTTAAAAGAACTCCCTTAAAAAGATTTCAGagttttgcctatatgtgtgtatgatgagcACCATGTGTAGGCCTGGTGCCCATTATGTTTAGCAGAGGATCACGTGGAAGTGAAGTGATAGATGGTTGTaggccatgtgagtgctgggaagagaaagaaccaaGGTCCCCTGCGAGAGCAACAGGCGCTCTCGTTGacagccgctgagccatctctccagccccttagcaTTTTGTAAGTGTAGCCACGACTGTGCATCTTGGAGCTCTTAGCACTCAGGTCCTGTCACCTCCCCTTTGCAGACACCAGGATACCTGTCAGTCAACATCTAATGTCAGGACCTAGCCCAAGTTCAGCTTCCACCTGTCAATGGTAATGTACACTTCCTGcaaatgtttgctttgttttttgagaccgagtttctctgtgtaacagccctacctgtcctggaacttgttcttgcaggctggcctcgaactcagatctgcctgcctctgcctcctgagtgttggaattaaaggcatgcgctgccactaccacccggcccTGTAAATGTCTTTTAGGATGCAGGTTCTCCTCCACCCTTATCACATAACACACAAAGACCTTTTTCTAGGCATTACCTTTCCATTAGATAACAGCTATGGATAGCAGGGGCCACACTGAGGTATTGGCTCCTGCTGGGTCTCTGTGAGGGAGCAGACTGGGCAGTTCAGAGGGAGAGTACTGAGAAGACAGTGACTGAGCTAATCCCACTGTGTCTGTGTTGCTTTCCTGATGGTCTCACAGAAGCCATCTGGTTCTCTTACTGGTGTCTAGTACTCAGGTATGACTTCATGCTCTCCACAGGGTTCATGACACAGGTAAGCCTTTCCACACGCCAGAAAAGCCCACTGAGGACATCGGAAGAGAACAACAAAAATCACTTTTAATCTGGGTAAAATACTTAGTGAATTTAGCTCAGGGCAGGCACCCTCTGAGGTCTGTTCTTAGAGCAATCTACACAGTGGCAGCTCAGTGCTCCCTCCCTGAATAAGGCAACACAATTTTATGTAACAAAATACTTTATTAGAACCAGTCATTTGTTAAAATATCTTCCACACGTAGCTAAAGTGCAGGTTCTCACTACAGGACCAAGCAAGCACCCTGTGAGACTCGGGATGCTGCAGAGAAGAGCAGGGAGCTTGGGACTTGGGGCTGTACTGCCGTGCGCTGGCGAGCTGTCGTGAGGCTCAACTGCATGCACACGCCTTTCCACTCTTCTCAGCCCCTCGGAACTACCACTGAGTATCTGTGAACATTGACACATCAATTGGCAGCACCGAACTGGAGGTTTGACACCTGGAATGAATTTACCATCATTCAAACAAAGTGCAGTGCGCTTAGGACTCCTAGGCTGTCCCTCAGAACAAAACCCAGTGATCTCTAGCCATTCTGACTAAATAGCAGCAGTCAAATTGGCACTTAGCCATGTATgattggaaaattattttttctaaggTGACAGAGTTGAAATGCATCTATCAGGCCGAACAGTATCGCTTTACAAGGTACTGGAAAAGCAAGGTCATTCCAAGGTAACCACCTATACTAGGGGACGTTAGATCCTAGAATGGCTTTATAGGGGAAGGTGGTTTAAAAACACAGGACAAAAGGGACCAGGCTGGGCTGTGGTCAcaggtgttttgttttaattcttttatcAGGAATGCTTATTTGGAGTTGGTgggatattttttgttgttgttgttgttaaaggtGGTGCCTGGGGCATGGCACATGCTACTAGGTAAGTGCTACACTGAGCCTCACCTCCAGGCCCTCAGAGCCATTGTCTGGGGTCTTTGTGCAGGAGACTGAGTGGGAAGTAAAAGCAGACTTGCTTTATGGGGTGATGGTACAGCTGAAAAGCTTGTCTAACACATCTGGTCTGAGTTGATGCAAGTGaagttcagaagaaagaaaaagccacgCTGGCCGTTCTCCTGAGAGGTCTAGATAGGAAAATAACATCTCTGCCGGCAGGCTAGCAAGTTAGCGGCTCTGGGGGTCTCTGGGAATCTGCAGTCTCCCTCTGGAGATGGCAGCGTCTGCTTCCTGTCTCAGGAGTGAAAGTCCATCACAACAGGGCAGGTTTTGCTTAGGACTGCAGCCCTCTGAAGTCACAGGACCTCAAAGGCATCTGAGTGGCCCCTGTGGTCTTGGGCTTTGTCCCACAGATCTGGCACCTCTGCCCCCACCTTAGTGCAAATTCTGTCCAGAAGCCAGGCTCAGGACATAAGAGGAGGGAGCACGGCTGCCTCTGCAGGGTACTGGGATCACCACAGATGCAGTGGTCACAGCTAGGTGGCTTGGGAAAATAAATAGCTGGGCTGAAGTGTAAATTATCCTAAAGACAAGGCTTGataatttagttttctttctcaaCTAAAAAACATCTGGAGGTAAAGAATGTTTAAATATCTCCTTTTGCTATTAGGGAGAGTTGTTTCTAGAAAGCCGTTCTTTGGATGCCATCTCCTGGCTTCCCTTGTTGCCAAGGGGGAGGGCTAGCTAGCGGTTTAGGGCTTCACGGGGAGTGTGTCCTTGAACCCAGAATGGTTGGGGTGGGCTTCCGGCAGTGCCACGGAATACTCAGTGGTGGCAAGGAGCAGTGTGTCCAATGTGACCTCCGTACACTTGGCAATGAAGCGGATGAAGGGCCGCACATCACCCTCGTTGGCGACTTCTAATACGTGGTAGTACTCTGACCTCTGTTCCTTGCGTATGGTGATAGGGGGGTACCCTGCCTGCATCAGGATCAGGTTCATCAGCAGGCGGGAGGTTCTCCCATTGCCATCGATGAAAGGGTGGATGTACACAAGTTTGTAATGGGCCAAGGCTGCGAACTCAACCGGGTGCAGATTCATGGCGTCCTCTGAATTAAgccactgtgtgaactcctgcaTTTGCTTCTCCACATCCCGGGGATGGGGTGGAATGTGGTGTCCCACCAGGACCTGGGTCCTCCGAAACCTTCCCGCCTCCACTGGATCCACATACCCCAGCACCCTTCTATGGATCTCTAGCATGTCATCGATGGTGACAGACCCAATGCGGGAGACCAGGGTGGTGTTAATGTACTTCATGGCCGCATGCATGCCAATCACCTCGTTCTGCTCCTCCAAGCTCTTTCCTGGCACAGCGTAGCGGGTCTCCAGGATGTGCCTGATCTCTGAGAGGGTGAGGGTGTTGCCCTCGATTGCCACCGTGTGGTAGATGTGGTGGTAGTAGGTCTCCTCCATGACCCTGCGCAGCGCTGAGCTCCCCTTGGGTATGGACATGACCTTCTTCACTTTGCTGTCGATGATGCTAAAGTACCTCTGGTCAATCTCCTCCACAAGCGGCAGCGTCCGATCCCGGTTGACCAGCGCTTTCTCGTGGAAGGGTGAAATGGTCAGTGCCCTGGTGTATAAGTAATCTGCCTGAATGAtgtccttttcctcttctgagaaGATGCCAAACTCATTGAGTGCATCTACGAAGCCAGGGTCCATCTTGAGGGCGTGCAGAAAGAGCTTGTGggctttctctctcttgccttgACGCTTCATCTCCAGGGCTTGGTTCAGTGCAGCCTTGGCTTCCAGCTTCCCTGCTGGAAGAGAGCCAGAGTGGCTTAATGAGGAGGGTGGCCTGCTGGGGACACTCAGGAGATATCCCTGTATGGGTCTGTCTTGTAGCTGTGGGGTGGGATGCTGGTCAATGGGCTGTGTCCTGAACCACTCTGTACCCTTGGAGGCACCAGCTGGGCTCCCCTGCCGCCTGCCTGGACATAGACACAGGGCATTAACTATTCCTGTGCCCTCCCTACAGTGTGGCAGCCTCCCCTGTGGTTGGGTGGCCCTATCTCTCGAGCCTAGGAATGCCAACAGCTCCTACTCAGCTAACCCCCAGGGACTTCCCATGCCTGGACTGTTTTGGTTTTCCAGCAGTTGTGGGGCTGTGACCCAGGCCCATGTGCACacaggcaagtgttctatcaGGGCTATGCCTCCCGCCCCGCACTGCTTTTAATCATTCCAGTTTGTGGTAATGTCTAGTCGTCACCACTGGGGGCAGTGTGCTGCTGGCATCCAGTGGGTAGCAACAGGCTGTTGCAACACGTCACTGTGGGCACGGGACAGTAATGGAGGGACCCACTTTGGACACAGCCCTCTTCCCAGCTGTGGGTTGCCTCTGAGGGTCGGCACTTACTCAGCTTCCATCCCCTGGTTTCTAGCTGGAGCGCTGTTCTCAGGCTCTTTTCCTTGAGCCACTCCCACTTAGCTGAGCTGCTGCTCAGGCCTCACACTTTGTTAGTCCCCTCCACACACAGGGACACCCGTTCTCAGTCACTCACCAAATTGGAGTTCCCGGCGTGCCTCACTCACCATAACACGCTCACGCCTGCACACAGGACTCTAGGGCACTCTAAACatcagtcttttttctttctttcttttttggctcCTTGTCGGGGAATCGAATAAACATCAGTCTTAGCTAACATGGGCGAGACAGCCAGTGTGCTCACCTGGAGACGTCTTAGTCTTGACAGTCAGCAGCCCCACATCCCCAGAGGTGACACTGAGCTCTGTGGATGGACTGGTGCACTTGGTGACCACATGCTGGCCCCTGTCCAGTTTGCTCCTGAGCAGGTGGAAACCTCTGAGCACAGCCAGACACTGCTCTTCCATGGCTCCCAGGGGCAGCAGCAGGGCCAGCAGCGACCCCAGGGCCATGCTCAGCAGTGTCAGCCACAGGAAACGGCCCCAGACCGAGACCCATTTGGGTTCCGCCACTGCCATCACTGAAGCCATCGGCATGTCGTCTGGACTAGCGGCTGGGCCCGGAGCACTTGTCCCACCACAGAGGGAGAGCAGAAGCTGTGAGGAACCAAGCATTGTAGAgagtgaggcagggggatggaccTGTTCCCAAGAACGTGATTACTGATGGAAACAGGTGTGAAGAATCAGCACACTTTCTGATGCTGAGGGAGCAgcgagatgggggaggggcagccgGGAAAGCCTCCTGCTGACtcctacctcctgggtgctgtggtGGACATCTCACGCATTTACCAAGCACTTATTAAATATATTAGTAACAGGCCATAACCACAGGAGGTGATGTTTCCACGCCGCCCCCTCCAGGTGGGGAAACCCACTCAGAGAGGTGAAGCCGGGAACTTCTCGGCCATGAGGTCCACCAGTTCACTAGGATCAGTGTGTGTTGCCACTGGACACCCAGTGTTTAGGCCACCACTCCTGCACACGcgcgtgtacacacaccacattctTGGACAAAAACAAATATCTGGTGTCTTGATGTGTTACCACACGAACGCCGCCTCAGTGCCTTCTGGCCTTCCTTTCCTGACTTATCCATCATGGACCGGGAGCCCAGGACCTGAGCCACACCAGTGGGTGATGCCACACCTCAGTAAGGGCGGACACGAGCTCGGGGCTGACCGGGGAGCGAGGTGCCAGGTATGCAAACGCCATCTTGCCAACAATAAGCATTTATTGGGCAACTATGGTGTGCCGCGCACCGCTGGCCGCTAGCCTTGCATCCTGTCAGCCCCTGTGGACAGAGCAAGCTACCTGTAGCTCCGGCTTACAGAAGAGGGACGTCGCGGTTCTGACAGGCGGCGCCGGGGCTCGAGGGCCTTACCTGCCACGTCATCACTGCGCGCGGCTTGTGCAGCTGCTCCAGCCCAGCATGCTGGGCTTACTCCtgaagggggaaactgaggcagggagaggcGCAAGGCCTGCCGCAAGGGTCCAGAGATCGTGCCCGCCGCACCATCCAAGCCCGCGGCGGCGGTTCCCTGCTGCCTCGGCCGTCGGCTCCGCCCCCGGCACCTCGCCATTGGACGGCTTGCCACCCTCGCAGAGGTGGATTGGCTTTTTCCACCTGTCCATCCGTCGTGCTTCCGGGTTCTCGAGTTGGGCTCGGCCTCCCTGGGAAAGGCGCGCCGTGTGCCGCTCCTATTGGCTGTCGCTTGTGCGTTGCGTGCCGGGAGCGACCAATAAGCGACGGGGGGGCGGAGTCGAGGTCCCTGAACGGTGGACGAGCTCGCGTCCCGTCGACTCGGAGCAGCTACAGCTGCTGCTAACATTTCCTGCCCTCGGGCTGGACTtcgtgtgcctcagtttctctcgtGTGCAATGGCGTTAGCCACGCCACCCAAAGTTTTCCACTTCTTAGCCCCCGTTTCGGGtttgtcccttttctttcctctctcttgtcCCCTCTAGCcgttttcttgtttttgtctttgggacagggtctctctgtgccacccaggctgtcttgaaattcACTGCGTAGCTCAAGCTGGCTTAGatattcacagagatccttctgatGCACCATGCCCTCCCTAATCTTTTTAGTTTGCATTCTGTGGAGCAGCCTGCTATGGCCTTTCGGCTACCAGATAGGTTTCCGTGGTGCAGAGCTGACGCCTCCGTGTTAACCCACAAACACTGAAACGGAGCATCCTGCGCGTGCAGCAGGAAACGCCCGCTTTGGGAAGTTAGTGGGCGTTCAGATTCAGATTTGTCCTCAGCCTCCTGTGATCTCGGGCCAAGGCACTCCCGTCTGCAGTTTTCCCAGCTGCGGAATGGGATAACAGCCCacctttcttaattaaaaaagcaaaaaccaaaagcGTTTTGCCttaatgcttgtgtgtgtgtgtgtgtgtgtgtgtgtgagagagagagagagagagagagagagagagagagagagagagagagagagcgcacacacacacacacacacacacacacacacacacacacacacacagaggtctactagGATTCGAGGTTTCGAGGATTGCactcaggtcaccaagcttggTAGCAAGAGTTCGTTTACACCTACTGGCTCCTACTGTGCTTTAGCCCTCAGATTTGTGGATTCTTCTGTGGAGTCACACTGCCCTGGATTCAGCTCTGTCACTTGTAAACTGAGCTGAACTTATTTATGGTGACAGTCTAATTTGCCAATCTGTCACCTGCAGGTAACGAACATGCTTATGGAATCTTTACATTTTTCACTtcatttgattttattgagatgGTAGCACAaattggtctggaactcactgtgtagcccaggctggcctcacagcaGTCCTCTTGCCCCACCCTCCCAAGTGGTGATCATGTTTCTTTCTCTGGGGTTTTGAGTCTAAATCTATACATCTGACAGATAGGACATTTAATGAGTAATGTCTATTCAGTAGAGTTACTTTCTTTTCCTGCtattgttttgtgagacaggatttctgtgtagctcgggttggccacaaactcactctgtagacaaggttaatctcaaactcacagagctcctcttgcctctgccccacCGGTGATGAGGTTAATGGTGtggccaccacacccaaccaTCAGAGTTGCTTTGAGAAAAACACCAAGGggttattactttattttttctccaCAGAAGAAAGCTTCTGAGCTGCAGACTGCCCCAGCCCTGAGGAGAGCCCCCATTGTACCTTCGAGCCTCCTCCTGAGTCTGGTTGAGGAGAACTGTTGACCCCCAGCCCAGACTACAGTGCCTAGGAGCAGGCCAGAGTTGGGGCTTACGACCAGAGTCACTTGTTTTGACAGGCACCGGAGGAACGTTGTGAAGTGAGGGACCGGCTTTCGTTCTTGTCTGTTGAGCCCTCAGTTTCCTACCTCCCATCTGTACAGTGTGGCTCATAGCAGGTGCTCGAGAAATCTTGCCACTTGAATTAGAAATACCAGCAGCAGGACAAACCGTAGAGTTCTCAGGATGCAGAATTAGTGTGGTGATTGTCTTggttgtctcagttagggtttctgctgtagcaatgaaacaccatgaccaaaaagcatgttggggaggaaagggtttatttgggttgcATTGACACTGTTCAttgaaggagcagaacaaactccattttgagaaagaactccgTTTTAGATAGGACCTAGCCAGGGGACGAATTAAACTCCAGCGAAGTCATAAACAGTTCCAAGAAGGGCTCCTAACTGCCAGGGCCCAGATCAGGGCAACCACCTGGGTGAGCCAGCCACTGAGAAACTTGGGTAAACACATTTGCAGGTTCCAGATGCCCTTGTGGGTTTTCATAACCATTGCTTGAAAATTCCCCtagaggccgggcgatggtggcgcacgcctttaatcccagtactcgggaggcagaggcaggcggatctctgtgagttcgaggtcagcctggtctacagagctagttccaggacaggcttcaaagccacagagaaaccctgtctcgaaaaccccccaaaaaaagaaagaaaagaaaacaaaattccccTAGACCCCAGCCATAACCTTAAGGTTGCATAACCTTACCCAGTCCCGAAACACCAAGGCTGTAccaccctgccctgctgtggTTTTTCCCTTAAGAACTCCCAAGCCCAGAGGTGCAGGACTGCTCTCCTCCACCCGCTGTATAGCAGTGCTGGATGACAGTCTGGGCTGAGCTCGTATTCAATAAGTTCCTGTGTATTTGCATCAGATACCAGCTCTGTGGTGCTCTTGTAGGGGGGTCTCACAGCACAGGCACAACTTCAtcactgatggaagtcagggcaggagcctggaggcaggagctgatgcagaggccttggagggtgctgcttactggcttactcctcatggcttgctcagcctttcttctttccttccttcttcttcttcttcttcttcttcttcttcttcttcttcttcttcttcttcttcttcttcttcttcttctctctctctctctctctctctctctctctctctctctctctctctctctctctctttttcgagacagggttttactgtagttttagagcctgtcctggaactagctcttgtagaccaggctggcctcgaactcacagagacccacctggctcctgagtgctgggattaaaggcatgcgcaacCACACCCCACTTTCAAATTGCCAAATTTAAAGTCTTCCTCTCTCCAGGAATTCTTGGAAGGCCAGTATAAATAATCTCTAATGAATTTAGGCAGGGCAAATCCAGACATTCGGAGGGGTCTGCTGGCAAGTGAGAGACACTGGGGGAGAGGTGGGCACGACAGGGGACCCGAGTTCAGCTCTCATGCTGGGTACAGCCTGACAGTTGACAGGACCCCTGGTTTTTCAAAAGACTCATCAGGGCTGGATAGTTAAGTGAAATTTGCAGAATGTTAAACAGTAGGCGTGTCTGTGGGCCGGGCTGAAATCTGAGAGAAGCTGATCTTGGAGGACTtgcagggaaagggaaggaacatGATTGAAATATactgaaaagaaaatctaaaatataaCAGCAGAACCACAGAGCATGCAGGGGAATGTGATGGGGCGTCAGAGCAGCGCTGGCTGTGTGGACACCAGGGGGCTGTACTCCCCTGGAATGACTTTGCTCCTCTAACCCCTCTCAGGAGAGgctgctctgctttctctctgctctatgtACTCAACTGCGTTGAGTGCATAAAATATGATTCCCTGAAGCAATATTAAAAAGCTGACTTTCTCCATCCTTAGCCTTCTGTTTTAGGTAgagttcttctttttttaatgctcATCTTGACGCGTGACAAAACCCCTAGAAAATGGCTACATGGAAAATATGTCCATTATGAACACACCAGACCAAACACAAGCCTTCACGTCTCTGCGTGTCGCCCATGTCTTGCTAGAGGAGGCAGATGCCCAGCTGAGGCCTCCCACAAACATCACTGTACCT is from Microtus pennsylvanicus isolate mMicPen1 chromosome 1, mMicPen1.hap1, whole genome shotgun sequence and encodes:
- the Ficd gene encoding protein adenylyltransferase FICD isoform X1, encoding MTWQLLLSLCGGTSAPGPAASPDDMPMASVMAVAEPKWVSVWGRFLWLTLLSMALGSLLALLLPLGAMEEQCLAVLRGFHLLRSKLDRGQHVVTKCTSPSTELSVTSGDVGLLTVKTKTSPAGKLEAKAALNQALEMKRQGKREKAHKLFLHALKMDPGFVDALNEFGIFSEEEKDIIQADYLYTRALTISPFHEKALVNRDRTLPLVEEIDQRYFSIIDSKVKKVMSIPKGSSALRRVMEETYYHHIYHTVAIEGNTLTLSEIRHILETRYAVPGKSLEEQNEVIGMHAAMKYINTTLVSRIGSVTIDDMLEIHRRVLGYVDPVEAGRFRRTQVLVGHHIPPHPRDVEKQMQEFTQWLNSEDAMNLHPVEFAALAHYKLVYIHPFIDGNGRTSRLLMNLILMQAGYPPITIRKEQRSEYYHVLEVANEGDVRPFIRFIAKCTEVTLDTLLLATTEYSVALPEAHPNHSGFKDTLPVKP
- the Ficd gene encoding protein adenylyltransferase FICD isoform X2, whose translation is MPMASVMAVAEPKWVSVWGRFLWLTLLSMALGSLLALLLPLGAMEEQCLAVLRGFHLLRSKLDRGQHVVTKCTSPSTELSVTSGDVGLLTVKTKTSPAGKLEAKAALNQALEMKRQGKREKAHKLFLHALKMDPGFVDALNEFGIFSEEEKDIIQADYLYTRALTISPFHEKALVNRDRTLPLVEEIDQRYFSIIDSKVKKVMSIPKGSSALRRVMEETYYHHIYHTVAIEGNTLTLSEIRHILETRYAVPGKSLEEQNEVIGMHAAMKYINTTLVSRIGSVTIDDMLEIHRRVLGYVDPVEAGRFRRTQVLVGHHIPPHPRDVEKQMQEFTQWLNSEDAMNLHPVEFAALAHYKLVYIHPFIDGNGRTSRLLMNLILMQAGYPPITIRKEQRSEYYHVLEVANEGDVRPFIRFIAKCTEVTLDTLLLATTEYSVALPEAHPNHSGFKDTLPVKP